In the genome of Vicia villosa cultivar HV-30 ecotype Madison, WI linkage group LG7, Vvil1.0, whole genome shotgun sequence, one region contains:
- the LOC131616527 gene encoding uncharacterized protein LOC131616527 isoform X3 encodes MGEQEEWAQPQSGLLPNGLLPNEAASVIQVLDSERWAKAEQRTAELIACIQPNSPSEQRRNAVAEYVQKLITKCFPCQVFTFGSVPLKTYLPDGDIDLSAFCKNQALKDSWAHQVRDMLQNEEKNENADFHVKEVQYIQAEVKIIKCLVENIVVDISFNQLGGLCTLCFLEEVDSLINQNHLFKRSIILIKAWCYYESRILGAHHGLISTYALETLVLYIFHVFNNSFAGPLEVLYRFLEFFSKFDWDNFCVSLWGPVPIISLPDVTAEPPRKDAGNLLLSKSFLEACGSVYAVFPGGPENQGQPFVSKYFNVIDPLRVNNNLGRSVSKGNFFRIRSAFAFGAKKLARLLDCPKDELFLEVNQFFLNTWDRHGSGQRPDVPSNDLWRLRLSNHDQSPGSENLRNNSHKIDNTSNRDHVEREQISHSGVSQNSNLSSDNSSKNSDVSTISHTQIQKNYVNQNNSRNLGQTRRETTSTQGAHVDKIQRNMKIDNPVSDLRGKYLFARTRSSPELTDSYGEVSSQGRRTRTENIKGQNSFVKLENGRRKNFEPVVAARVDDSSGRHSSRQVVGSAAESISNHDEPSSGVPGEEFASVTGAGGMLMMNQEEQDLLNMMPSPTAQGFNGQAHVPMNLPPGHLPFPFPPSVLASMGYGQRNMANFPFIEAPWGANMQFPQGLVPSPLHPYFPGYGLTSNTQDLAEPGNENFSTVENVAEADNDYWHEQERSSASGVESDNGNFEMIPDDKQQSTSGSYNFATSSRPSSSSSSARNQQKFTRENRGSTREEHIDNFHYQDGRRNEVYFDDRVANSELPSAPPSSSFRSKSPSESSWDGSSAKSSKSAREKRGKKSTSSVSATAHGKGKNVSETSSNRADDENREWTPLLTMTSGMSDRSTEPATGLSLQVQRHQISGFEAAQTSGSDSQLPMAPVILGPGSRQRAIDNSGVVPFAFYPTGPPVPFVTMLPFFNFPAESSETSTSSFNGEERAENNDSSLNFDSSEVYDHSEVSSPSNSITRAGVESSDHKPDILNSDFASHWQNLQFGRFCQSPFQPPSMMHPSPIMVPPAYLQGRYPWDGPGRPPSANMNLVSQVVNYGPRLVPVPPLQSVSSRPANVYQRFVEDMPRYRSGTGTYLPNPKVSVRDRHSTNTRRGSYNYDRSDHHSDREGNWNTNSKMRSTGRGHNRNQGEKPISKSERLATSESRAERPWSAHRNDSFIPHQNGPVRGNSSQNSHANVAYGMYSIPGMNPSGVSSNGPAMPSVVMLYPYDHNSGYTSPAEQLEFGSLGPMGFSGANELSQPNEGTPRSSGGILEEQRFHGGPAQRSSPDQPSSPHVSRGPDSNVR; translated from the exons AGCTAATCACAAAGTGCTTTCCTTGCCAG GTGTTCACATTTGGGTCTGTTCCCCTAAAAACGTATTTGCCTGATGGAGATATAGACTTATCAGCATTCTGTAAGAATCAAGCTTTGAAGGATAGTTGGGCACACCAGGTTCGAGACATGCTGCAGAATGAGGAGAAGAATGAGAATGCAGATTTTCATGTCAAGGAGGTTCAGTACATCCAAGCGGAA GTGAAGATTATAAAATGTCTTGTTGAGAATATCGTAGTAGACATTTCATTTAACCAGCTTGGAGGGCTGTGTACCCTTTGTTTTCTTGAGGAG GTTGATAGTCTGATTAACCAAAATCATTTATTCAAGCGTAGCATTATACTGATAAAAGCTTGGTGTTACTATGAGAGCCGAATACTTGGTGCCCACCATGGACTTATCTCTACTTATGCATTAGAAACATTGGTTCTTTACATATTTCATGTTTTCAACAATTCCTTTGCTGGACCACTTGAG GTTTTGTATCGATTCTTGGAATTCTTTAGTAAGTTTGACTGGGATAATTTCTGCGTTAGTCTATGGGGTCCAGTACCAATTATTTCACTACCAGATGTGACAG CTGAGCCTCCTCGAAAAGATGCTGGAAACTTACTGCTCAGTAAATCATTTCTTGAGGCCTGTGGTTCAGTTTATGCTGTTTTTCCTGGTGGTCCAGAAAATCAGGGGCAACCCTTTGTTTCCAAGTATTTCAATGTCATTGATCCTTTGCGTGTGAACAATAACCTTGGCCGCAGTGTCAGCAAAG GTAATTTCTTCAGGATACGCAGTGCCTTTGCATTTGGGGCTAAAAAGTTGGCTAGATTACTTGATTGTCCAAAAGATGAGTTGTTTCTTGAAGTCAATCAGTTCTTTTTGAACACTTGGGACAGGCACGGAAGTGGGCAACGACCTGATGTTCCAAGCAATGACTTATGGCGTTTGAGGTTATCTAATCATGACCAATCACCGGGTTCTGAGAATCTCCGGAACAATAGTCATAAGATTGATAATACCTCCAATCGCGATCATGTTGAAAGGGAACAAATTTCACATAGTGGTGTATCTCAGAATAGTAATTTATCATCTGATAACTCGTCGAAAAACAGTGATGTATCTACAATTTCCCATACTCAGATTCAAAAGAATTATGTAAACCAAAATAATTCAAGGAACTTGGGTCAAACTCGAAGGGAAACTACTTCTACTCAAGGTGCTCATGTTGATAAAATTCAGAGAAATATGAAAATTGATAATCCAGTTAGTGATCTCCGTGGAAAGTATCTATTTGCCAGGACACGTTCTAGTCCTGAGTTGACTGACTCGTATGGCGAAGTTTCTTCCCAAGGTAGGCGTACAAGAACAGAAAATATTAAAGGCCAAAATTCCTTTGTGAAATTGGAGAATGGTCGTAGGAAGAATTTTGAGCCAGTTGTAGCTGCAAGAGTCGATGACTCGTCTGGTAGGCACTCATCTCGTCAAGTTGTTGGCAGTGCTGCTGAGTCAATCAGTAATCATGATGAACCAAGTTCAGGTGTCCCGGGTGAGGAGTTTGCATCTGTTACCGGAGCAGGTGGAATGCTGATGATGAATCAGGAGGAGCAAGACCTTTTGAATATGATGCCATCTCCCACTGCTCAAGGTTTCAATGGCCAGGCTCATGTTCCAATGAATTTACCTCCAGGTCACCTACCATTCCCATTTCCACCTTCGGTTCTTGCATCAATGGGATATGGTCAACGGAACATGGCTAACTTTCCCTTTATTGAGGCTCCTTGGGGTGCAAATATGCAATTTCCCCAAGGTTTAGTCCCGTCACCATTGCATCCATATTTTCCTGGATATGGGTTGACCTCAAATACTCAGGATTTAGCTGAACCTGGCAACGAGAATTTCAGTACCGTTGAAAATGTAGCAGAAGCTGATAATGATTACTGGCATGAGCAGGAGAGAAGTTCTGCTAGTGGTGTTGAATCCGATAATGGAAATTTCGAAATGATTCCAGATGATAAACAACAATCAACTTCAGGTAGTTATAACTTTGCCACGTCTTCTCGACCAAGCAGCTCTAGTAGTTCTGCCAGAAATCAGCAGAAGTTTACTAGAGAAAATCGAGGATCAACAAGAGAAGAGCATATTGATAATTTTCACTATCAAGATGGCCGTAGAAATGAGGTTTATTTTGACGATAGAGTAGCAAATTCTGAGTTACCAAGTGCACCACCTTCAAGCTCCTTCAGGAGTAAGAGCCCTTCTGAAAGCTCATGGGATGGATCGTCAGCCAAATCCTCAAAGTCGGCAAGGGAAAAAAGGGGGAAGAAAAGTACTTCCTCAGTATCCGCAACTGCTCACGGTAAGGGTAAAAATGTCTCAGAAACTTCATCTAATCGAGCAGATGATGAAAACAGAGAGTGGACTCCTTTGTTAACTATGACATCTGGTATGTCGGACAGAAGCACCGAGCCTGCAACTGGTCTGTCTTTGCAAGTTCAGAGACATCAAATATCTGGTTTTGAAGCTGCTCAAACAAGTGGATCAGATTCTCAATTACCCATGGCTCCTGTGATTTTAGGTCCCGGTTCTCGCCAAAGAGCTATTGATAATTCTGGAGTTGTTCCATTTGCATTCTATCCCACAGGCCCACCTGTACCCTTTGTTACAATGCTTCCCTTTTTTAATTTTCCAGCCGAGTCTTCTGAGACATCAACAAGCAGCTTCAATGGGGAAGAAAGGGCAGAGAACAATGATTCTAGTCTAAATTTTGATTCATCCGAGGTATATGACCACTCTGAAGTGTCGAGCCCTTCAAACTCAATAACAAGGGCGGGTGTAGAGTCATCTGATCACAAGCCTGACATTCTCAATAGTGACTTTGCTAGCCATTGGCAAAATTTGCAATTCGGGCGATTTTGTCAAAGCCCGTTTCAACCTCCTTCAATGATGCATCCTTCGCCTATTATGGTGCCTCCTGCTTATTTGCAGGGTCGATATCCTTGGGATGGTCCTGGGAGACCTCCTTCAGCTAACATGAATCTTGTCTCTCAGGTCGTTAACTATGGGCCACGTCTTGTTCCCGTTCCTCCTCTCCAATCGGTTTCTAGTAGACCCGCAAATGTTTACCAACGTTTTGTAGAAGATATGCCTCGGTATCGAAGTGGAACTGGAACCTACCTGCCGAATCCG AAGGTTTCTGTTCGAGATCGCCATTCGACAAATACCAGAAGGGGGAGCTACAACTATGATAGAAGTGACCATCACAGTGATAGAGAAGGAAACTGGAATACGAATTCAAAGATGCGATCAACCGGTCGTGGCCATAATCGCAACCAAGGAGAGAAACCAATCTCAAAATCGGAGAGGTTGGCGACTAGTGAGAGCCGCGCCGAGAGGCCATGGAGTGCACACAGAAACGACTCATTTATTCCTCACCAGAACGGTCCAGTCCGTGGAAATTCCTCACAGAACAGTCACGCGAATGTAGCATACGGAATGTACTCTATACCTGGCATGAACCCTAGTGGTGTATCATCCAATGGACCAGCAATGCCATCTGTTGTTATGTTGTATCCTTACGATCATAATTCTGGCTACACTTCGCCAGCCGAGCAGCTAGAGTTTGGGTCTTtgggaccaatgggtttctcgGGCGCCAATGAACTGTCGCAGCCGAACGAGGGAACTCCTCGCTCCAGTGGTGGAATACTTGAAGAGCAAAGGTTTCACGGTGGCCCTGCTCAACGATCTTCACCAGATCAACCCTCTTCACCCCATGTCTCAAG GGGTCCTGATTCTAATGTGAGATAA
- the LOC131616527 gene encoding uncharacterized protein LOC131616527 isoform X2, translated as MGEQEEWAQPQSGLLPNGLLPNEAASVIQVLDSERWAKAEQRTAELIACIQPNSPSEQRRNAVAEYVQKLITKCFPCQLQVFTFGSVPLKTYLPDGDIDLSAFCKNQALKDSWAHQVRDMLQNEEKNENADFHVKEVQYIQAEVKIIKCLVENIVVDISFNQLGGLCTLCFLEEVDSLINQNHLFKRSIILIKAWCYYESRILGAHHGLISTYALETLVLYIFHVFNNSFAGPLEVLYRFLEFFSKFDWDNFCVSLWGPVPIISLPDVTAEPPRKDAGNLLLSKSFLEACGSVYAVFPGGPENQGQPFVSKYFNVIDPLRVNNNLGRSVSKGNFFRIRSAFAFGAKKLARLLDCPKDELFLEVNQFFLNTWDRHGSGQRPDVPSNDLWRLRLSNHDQSPGSENLRNNSHKIDNTSNRDHVEREQISHSGVSQNSNLSSDNSSKNSDVSTISHTQIQKNYVNQNNSRNLGQTRRETTSTQGAHVDKIQRNMKIDNPVSDLRGKYLFARTRSSPELTDSYGEVSSQGRRTRTENIKGQNSFVKLENGRRKNFEPVVAARVDDSSGRHSSRQVVGSAAESISNHDEPSSGVPGEEFASVTGAGGMLMMNQEEQDLLNMMPSPTAQGFNGQAHVPMNLPPGHLPFPFPPSVLASMGYGQRNMANFPFIEAPWGANMQFPQGLVPSPLHPYFPGYGLTSNTQDLAEPGNENFSTVENVAEADNDYWHEQERSSASGVESDNGNFEMIPDDKQQSTSGSYNFATSSRPSSSSSSARNQQKFTRENRGSTREEHIDNFHYQDGRRNEVYFDDRVANSELPSAPPSSSFRSKSPSESSWDGSSAKSSKSAREKRGKKSTSSVSATAHGKGKNVSETSSNRADDENREWTPLLTMTSGMSDRSTEPATGLSLQVQRHQISGFEAAQTSGSDSQLPMAPVILGPGSRQRAIDNSGVVPFAFYPTGPPVPFVTMLPFFNFPAESSETSTSSFNGEERAENNDSSLNFDSSEVYDHSEVSSPSNSITRAGVESSDHKPDILNSDFASHWQNLQFGRFCQSPFQPPSMMHPSPIMVPPAYLQGRYPWDGPGRPPSANMNLVSQVVNYGPRLVPVPPLQSVSSRPANVYQRFVEDMPRYRSGTGTYLPNPVSVRDRHSTNTRRGSYNYDRSDHHSDREGNWNTNSKMRSTGRGHNRNQGEKPISKSERLATSESRAERPWSAHRNDSFIPHQNGPVRGNSSQNSHANVAYGMYSIPGMNPSGVSSNGPAMPSVVMLYPYDHNSGYTSPAEQLEFGSLGPMGFSGANELSQPNEGTPRSSGGILEEQRFHGGPAQRSSPDQPSSPHVSRGPDSNVR; from the exons AGCTAATCACAAAGTGCTTTCCTTGCCAG ttgCAGGTGTTCACATTTGGGTCTGTTCCCCTAAAAACGTATTTGCCTGATGGAGATATAGACTTATCAGCATTCTGTAAGAATCAAGCTTTGAAGGATAGTTGGGCACACCAGGTTCGAGACATGCTGCAGAATGAGGAGAAGAATGAGAATGCAGATTTTCATGTCAAGGAGGTTCAGTACATCCAAGCGGAA GTGAAGATTATAAAATGTCTTGTTGAGAATATCGTAGTAGACATTTCATTTAACCAGCTTGGAGGGCTGTGTACCCTTTGTTTTCTTGAGGAG GTTGATAGTCTGATTAACCAAAATCATTTATTCAAGCGTAGCATTATACTGATAAAAGCTTGGTGTTACTATGAGAGCCGAATACTTGGTGCCCACCATGGACTTATCTCTACTTATGCATTAGAAACATTGGTTCTTTACATATTTCATGTTTTCAACAATTCCTTTGCTGGACCACTTGAG GTTTTGTATCGATTCTTGGAATTCTTTAGTAAGTTTGACTGGGATAATTTCTGCGTTAGTCTATGGGGTCCAGTACCAATTATTTCACTACCAGATGTGACAG CTGAGCCTCCTCGAAAAGATGCTGGAAACTTACTGCTCAGTAAATCATTTCTTGAGGCCTGTGGTTCAGTTTATGCTGTTTTTCCTGGTGGTCCAGAAAATCAGGGGCAACCCTTTGTTTCCAAGTATTTCAATGTCATTGATCCTTTGCGTGTGAACAATAACCTTGGCCGCAGTGTCAGCAAAG GTAATTTCTTCAGGATACGCAGTGCCTTTGCATTTGGGGCTAAAAAGTTGGCTAGATTACTTGATTGTCCAAAAGATGAGTTGTTTCTTGAAGTCAATCAGTTCTTTTTGAACACTTGGGACAGGCACGGAAGTGGGCAACGACCTGATGTTCCAAGCAATGACTTATGGCGTTTGAGGTTATCTAATCATGACCAATCACCGGGTTCTGAGAATCTCCGGAACAATAGTCATAAGATTGATAATACCTCCAATCGCGATCATGTTGAAAGGGAACAAATTTCACATAGTGGTGTATCTCAGAATAGTAATTTATCATCTGATAACTCGTCGAAAAACAGTGATGTATCTACAATTTCCCATACTCAGATTCAAAAGAATTATGTAAACCAAAATAATTCAAGGAACTTGGGTCAAACTCGAAGGGAAACTACTTCTACTCAAGGTGCTCATGTTGATAAAATTCAGAGAAATATGAAAATTGATAATCCAGTTAGTGATCTCCGTGGAAAGTATCTATTTGCCAGGACACGTTCTAGTCCTGAGTTGACTGACTCGTATGGCGAAGTTTCTTCCCAAGGTAGGCGTACAAGAACAGAAAATATTAAAGGCCAAAATTCCTTTGTGAAATTGGAGAATGGTCGTAGGAAGAATTTTGAGCCAGTTGTAGCTGCAAGAGTCGATGACTCGTCTGGTAGGCACTCATCTCGTCAAGTTGTTGGCAGTGCTGCTGAGTCAATCAGTAATCATGATGAACCAAGTTCAGGTGTCCCGGGTGAGGAGTTTGCATCTGTTACCGGAGCAGGTGGAATGCTGATGATGAATCAGGAGGAGCAAGACCTTTTGAATATGATGCCATCTCCCACTGCTCAAGGTTTCAATGGCCAGGCTCATGTTCCAATGAATTTACCTCCAGGTCACCTACCATTCCCATTTCCACCTTCGGTTCTTGCATCAATGGGATATGGTCAACGGAACATGGCTAACTTTCCCTTTATTGAGGCTCCTTGGGGTGCAAATATGCAATTTCCCCAAGGTTTAGTCCCGTCACCATTGCATCCATATTTTCCTGGATATGGGTTGACCTCAAATACTCAGGATTTAGCTGAACCTGGCAACGAGAATTTCAGTACCGTTGAAAATGTAGCAGAAGCTGATAATGATTACTGGCATGAGCAGGAGAGAAGTTCTGCTAGTGGTGTTGAATCCGATAATGGAAATTTCGAAATGATTCCAGATGATAAACAACAATCAACTTCAGGTAGTTATAACTTTGCCACGTCTTCTCGACCAAGCAGCTCTAGTAGTTCTGCCAGAAATCAGCAGAAGTTTACTAGAGAAAATCGAGGATCAACAAGAGAAGAGCATATTGATAATTTTCACTATCAAGATGGCCGTAGAAATGAGGTTTATTTTGACGATAGAGTAGCAAATTCTGAGTTACCAAGTGCACCACCTTCAAGCTCCTTCAGGAGTAAGAGCCCTTCTGAAAGCTCATGGGATGGATCGTCAGCCAAATCCTCAAAGTCGGCAAGGGAAAAAAGGGGGAAGAAAAGTACTTCCTCAGTATCCGCAACTGCTCACGGTAAGGGTAAAAATGTCTCAGAAACTTCATCTAATCGAGCAGATGATGAAAACAGAGAGTGGACTCCTTTGTTAACTATGACATCTGGTATGTCGGACAGAAGCACCGAGCCTGCAACTGGTCTGTCTTTGCAAGTTCAGAGACATCAAATATCTGGTTTTGAAGCTGCTCAAACAAGTGGATCAGATTCTCAATTACCCATGGCTCCTGTGATTTTAGGTCCCGGTTCTCGCCAAAGAGCTATTGATAATTCTGGAGTTGTTCCATTTGCATTCTATCCCACAGGCCCACCTGTACCCTTTGTTACAATGCTTCCCTTTTTTAATTTTCCAGCCGAGTCTTCTGAGACATCAACAAGCAGCTTCAATGGGGAAGAAAGGGCAGAGAACAATGATTCTAGTCTAAATTTTGATTCATCCGAGGTATATGACCACTCTGAAGTGTCGAGCCCTTCAAACTCAATAACAAGGGCGGGTGTAGAGTCATCTGATCACAAGCCTGACATTCTCAATAGTGACTTTGCTAGCCATTGGCAAAATTTGCAATTCGGGCGATTTTGTCAAAGCCCGTTTCAACCTCCTTCAATGATGCATCCTTCGCCTATTATGGTGCCTCCTGCTTATTTGCAGGGTCGATATCCTTGGGATGGTCCTGGGAGACCTCCTTCAGCTAACATGAATCTTGTCTCTCAGGTCGTTAACTATGGGCCACGTCTTGTTCCCGTTCCTCCTCTCCAATCGGTTTCTAGTAGACCCGCAAATGTTTACCAACGTTTTGTAGAAGATATGCCTCGGTATCGAAGTGGAACTGGAACCTACCTGCCGAATCCG GTTTCTGTTCGAGATCGCCATTCGACAAATACCAGAAGGGGGAGCTACAACTATGATAGAAGTGACCATCACAGTGATAGAGAAGGAAACTGGAATACGAATTCAAAGATGCGATCAACCGGTCGTGGCCATAATCGCAACCAAGGAGAGAAACCAATCTCAAAATCGGAGAGGTTGGCGACTAGTGAGAGCCGCGCCGAGAGGCCATGGAGTGCACACAGAAACGACTCATTTATTCCTCACCAGAACGGTCCAGTCCGTGGAAATTCCTCACAGAACAGTCACGCGAATGTAGCATACGGAATGTACTCTATACCTGGCATGAACCCTAGTGGTGTATCATCCAATGGACCAGCAATGCCATCTGTTGTTATGTTGTATCCTTACGATCATAATTCTGGCTACACTTCGCCAGCCGAGCAGCTAGAGTTTGGGTCTTtgggaccaatgggtttctcgGGCGCCAATGAACTGTCGCAGCCGAACGAGGGAACTCCTCGCTCCAGTGGTGGAATACTTGAAGAGCAAAGGTTTCACGGTGGCCCTGCTCAACGATCTTCACCAGATCAACCCTCTTCACCCCATGTCTCAAG GGGTCCTGATTCTAATGTGAGATAA